One genomic segment of Falco peregrinus isolate bFalPer1 chromosome 7, bFalPer1.pri, whole genome shotgun sequence includes these proteins:
- the SCAF8 gene encoding SR-related and CTD-associated factor 8 isoform X5: MPIIACCSLVKVVSRVNVRDEILKKLMDRFDFGEESEQNEEPKKETPTSQLPLVPESVNNSLFHQLAEQLQQQNLEHLRQQLLEQQQPPKASPEENQEGNFGSEHSASPSQGSSQQQFLEVETNVDDSMDIQQQDMDIDEGQDVPEEEIFEQEEKKSAVRSRSRTRSRSRSRSPRKRRSRSRSGSRKRKHRKRSRSRSRERKRKSSRSYSSERRAREREKERQKKGLPPIRSKTLSVCSTTLWVGQVDKKATQQDLTNLFEEFGQIESINMIPPRGCAYVCMVHRQDAYRALQKLSSGSYKIGSKIIKIAWALNKGVKTEYKQFWDVDLGVSYIPWEKVKLDDLEGFAEGGMIDQETVNTEWETARSSEAAKENIQTTQSAAVDKNTVITTQTEAYTQPVTMLQIPVAPAVPAVSLVPPAFPVTMSVPPPGYSAIPPPPFLRASFNPSQPPPGYMPPPVPPVVPPPVVPPPVVPPVVPTPLVQPPLPIAQETMKDVPFTSLVLPVGTVTSNLATPTLSAGSVFNPLPINKPESDEKGSHLTDLQISSSENNRSVQNDVSSSSGLVGGVQPPSVSSSSGLTAEGQPPTVSSGSGLAGGVQPPSVSSSSGLVGGVPPPTVSSSSGLAGGVQLPTVSSGSSLAGGVQPTSVSSSSGLMAGVQPPNVSSSSGLLAGVHPPSVSSSPGLLTGMQPPSVSSSSGVLAGVQPPCVSSNSGLLIMPPPNVSSSSGLMGVPPPNISSSSGLLAMQHPAGVQNMPHLNISSQRMPGMPLIDIRPGLMPHSPGPRFPLMQPGMPPQRSIPPPAILDPSLHPPPRGPFPPGDIFNQTERPFGTPGRQNIDSIPNPEKRLPLGGDNIQQEGDRDYRFPPVENRDNLSRPSPVDVRDSVGRPPVDPREGIGRPPVDGREHFARPHVDMRENFGRPGMDNLGRREHFGFNSDKHWGQRGDYDEREHHAFPIYGGPKGFHEDRERFRHVNYRFDSRSGPNWNRGFEQDAHRDFDDRRRPWERQRDRDDRDFNFCREINGNRFGRDRMSNNWIPPPHPRVFEYFDGATSQRKADNMPQVNGENTETESQPPTAQVQDDPELYEKLTSSVEINKEKSDTEADIESEPVVESTETEGT; this comes from the exons ATGCCAATAATAGCATGCTGCAGTCTTGTGAAAGTTGTCAGCAGAGTCAATGTACGTGATGAGATTTTGAAG AAGCTGATGGACAGGTTTGACTTTGGGGAAGAATCTGAACAAAATGAAGAGCCTAAAAAGGAAACTCCCACTTCCCAACT acCTTTAGTGCCAGAATCTGTGAACAACTCACTTTTTCACCAACTAGCTGAACAGCTACAGCAACAAAATTTAGAACATCTCAGACAACAGCTtcttgagcagcagcagcctccaaaA GCAAGCCCTGAGGAGAATCAAGAAGGAAATTTTGGTTCAGAGCACTCTGCATCACCATCACAAGGGAGTAGTCAACAGCAGTTTTTAGAAGTGGAAACAAATGTGGATGATTCAATGGATATTCAACAACAG GACATGGATATAGATGAAGGACAGGATGTTCCTGAAGAAGAGATTTttgaacaagaagaaaaaaaatcagctgttcGCTCAAGATCAAGAACTCGTTCAAGATCTCGTTCAAG GTCTCCAAGAAAACGAAGGTCTAGATCACGGTCTGGTTCTCGTAAGCGTAAACACAGAAAACGTTCACGCTCGAGAtcaagagaaaggaagagaaagtcaTCTCGGTCATATTCTAGTGAAAGAAGGGctagggaaagggaaaaagaacgTCAGAAAAAAGGATTGCCTCCTATACGCTCAAAAACACTAAGTG TTTGCAGTACTACTCTTTGGGTAGGTCAAGTAGACAAGAAGGCTACACAGCAAGATTTAACTAATTTGTTTGAAGAATTTGGACAAATAGAGTCAATTAAT ATGATTCCTCCAAGAGGTTGTGCTTATGTCTGTATGGTTCATCGACAAGATGCGTATCGTGCTCTTCAGAAACTTAGTTCTGGGTCCTATAAAATTGGATCTAAAATTATTAAG attgcCTGGGCTTTGAATAAAGGTGTGAAAACAGAATACAAGCAATTCTGGGATGTGGATCTGGGAGTTTCATATATTCCTTGGGAGAAAGTAAAATTGGACGATTTGGAAGGCTTTGCTGAAGGTGGCATGATTGACCAAGAAACAGTAAATACAG aatggGAAACGGCCAGAAGCTCAGAAGCagctaaagaaaatattcagacTACACAGAGTGCTGCAGTTGATAAGAATACAGTTATTACAACACAGACAGAAGCTTATACGCAACCAGTCACTATGCTGCAG ATTCCAgtagctccagctgtgcctgctgttAGCTTGGTTCCACCTGCGTTTCCTGTCACAATGTCTGTCCCTCCTCCTGGTTATAGTGCAATTCCTCCTCCACCCTTCTTGCGAGCGAGTTTCAACCCTTCACAGCCACCGCCAG GTTATATGCCTCCCCCAGTTCCTCCTGTGGTTCCACCACCTGTTGTCCCGCCACCTGTTGTCCCACCAGTTGTTCCAACAC CTTTAGTACAGCCTCCATTACCAATTGCACAAGAGACGATGAAGGATGTTCCTTTTACTAGCCTTGTTCTACCAGTTGGCACAGTTACTAGCAATCTAGCTACTCCAACATTATCTGCTGGAAGTGTTTTTAATCCTCTGCCAATCAACAAACCAGAATCAGATGAAAAGGGGTCACATCTTACAGACCTTCAGATTTCTTCCAGTGAGAACAACAGATCTG TGCAAAATGATGTCTCGAGTAGCTCTGGACTTGTTGGAGGAGTGCAGCCACCCAGCGTCTCAAGCAGTTCTGGGCTTACTGCAGAAGGGCAGCCACCCACTGTCTCAAGTGGCTCTGGACTTGCAGGGGGAGTACAGCCACCTAGTGTTTCAAGCAGCTCTGGACTTGTAGGAGGAGTGCCACCACCAACTGTTTCAAGCAGTTCTGGTCTTGCAGGAGGAGTGCAGCTACCTACTGTCTCCAGTGGCTCTTCTCTTGCTGGTGGAGTTCAGCCAACCAGCGTCTCGAGTAGCTCTGGACTTATGGCTGGAGTGCAACCACCAAATGTCTCAAGTAGCTCAGGGCTTCTAGCTGGAGTGCATCCACCCAGTGTCTCAAGCAGCCCTGGCCTGCTGACAGGAATGCAGCCACCCAGTGTCTCAAGCAGCTCAGGAGTTCTGGCAGGAGTACAGCCACCGTGTGTGTCAAGCAACTCTGGGCTTCTCATAATGCCACCACCCAATGTTTCAAGTAGTTCTGGACTTATGGGAGTGCCGCCACCAAATATTTCAAGTAGTTCTGGACTTCTGGCAATGCAGCATCCAGCTGGGGTTCAAAACATGCCTCATTTAAATATTAGTAGTCAAAGGATGCCGGGAATGCCTCTTATAGATATCCGTCCAGGCCTAATGCCCCATTCGCCTGGACCAAGGTTTCCATTAATGCAGCCAGGAATGCCACCACAGCGTAGTATTCCTCCTCCAGCGATCCTTGATCCATCTCTTCACCCACCACCTCgaggtccttttcctccaggagATATTTTTAATCAGACAGAAAGACCTTTTGGAACACCAGGAAGACAAAATATTGATAGCATTCCTAATCCAGAGAAAAGACTACCACTTGGAGGCGATAACATTCAGCAGGAAGGAGATAGAGATTATCGCTTTCCTCCAGTGGAAAACAGAGATAATCTTAGCAGACCGTCTCCAGTGGATGTCAGAGATTCTGTTGGACGACCACCAGTTGATCCAAGAGAGGGTATAGGAAGACCTCCAGTAGATGGACGAGAACACTTTGCAAGACCACATGTAGACATGAGAGAGAATTTTGGAAGACCAGGTATGGATAACCTTGGTCGAAGAGAGCATTTTGGTTTCAATTCAGACAAGCACTGGGGACAGAGAGGAGATTATGATGAAAGAGAGCACCATGCCTTCCCTATTTATGGTGGCCCTAAAGGCTTCCATGAAGACAGAGAGAGGTTTCGGCATGTAAACTATAGGTTTGATAGTAGAAGTGGTCCCAATTGGAACAGAGGATTTGAACAAGATGCTCACAGAGATTTTGATGACCGCAGAAGACCCTGGGAAAGACAGAGGGATAGGGATGacagagattttaatttttgcagagAAATTAATGGGAACAGGTTTGGAAGAGACAGAATGTCAAACAACTGGATCCCCCCTCCACATCCACGGGTTTTTGAATATTTTGATGGGGCCACTTCCCAACGCAAAGCCGATAATATGCCCCAGGTAAACGGTGAAAATACAGAGACAGAAAGTCAGCCACCAACTGCACAGGTGCAGGATGATCCAGAACTTTATGAAAAACTGACATCTTCCGTCGAGATAAACAAAGAGAAGAGTGACACAGAAGCTGATATAGAAAGTGAACCAGTGGTAGAAAGCACAGAAACTGAGGGGACATAA
- the SCAF8 gene encoding SR-related and CTD-associated factor 8 isoform X6 has product MACVCENTAILCEKLMDRFDFGEESEQNEEPKKETPTSQLPLVPESVNNSLFHQLAEQLQQQNLEHLRQQLLEQQQPPKASPEENQEGNFGSEHSASPSQGSSQQQFLEVETNVDDSMDIQQQDMDIDEGQDVPEEEIFEQEEKKSAVRSRSRTRSRSRSRSPRKRRSRSRSGSRKRKHRKRSRSRSRERKRKSSRSYSSERRAREREKERQKKGLPPIRSKTLSVCSTTLWVGQVDKKATQQDLTNLFEEFGQIESINMIPPRGCAYVCMVHRQDAYRALQKLSSGSYKIGSKIIKIAWALNKGVKTEYKQFWDVDLGVSYIPWEKVKLDDLEGFAEGGMIDQETVNTEWETARSSEAAKENIQTTQSAAVDKNTVITTQTEAYTQPVTMLQIPVAPAVPAVSLVPPAFPVTMSVPPPGYSAIPPPPFLRASFNPSQPPPGYMPPPVPPVVPPPVVPPPVVPPVVPTPLVQPPLPIAQETMKDVPFTSLVLPVGTVTSNLATPTLSAGSVFNPLPINKPESDEKGSHLTDLQISSSENNRSVQNDVSSSSGLVGGVQPPSVSSSSGLTAEGQPPTVSSGSGLAGGVQPPSVSSSSGLVGGVPPPTVSSSSGLAGGVQLPTVSSGSSLAGGVQPTSVSSSSGLMAGVQPPNVSSSSGLLAGVHPPSVSSSPGLLTGMQPPSVSSSSGVLAGVQPPCVSSNSGLLIMPPPNVSSSSGLMGVPPPNISSSSGLLAMQHPAGVQNMPHLNISSQRMPGMPLIDIRPGLMPHSPGPRFPLMQPGMPPQRSIPPPAILDPSLHPPPRGPFPPGDIFNQTERPFGTPGRQNIDSIPNPEKRLPLGGDNIQQEGDRDYRFPPVENRDNLSRPSPVDVRDSVGRPPVDPREGIGRPPVDGREHFARPHVDMRENFGRPGMDNLGRREHFGFNSDKHWGQRGDYDEREHHAFPIYGGPKGFHEDRERFRHVNYRFDSRSGPNWNRGFEQDAHRDFDDRRRPWERQRDRDDRDFNFCREINGNRFGRDRMSNNWIPPPHPRVFEYFDGATSQRKADNMPQVNGENTETESQPPTAQVQDDPELYEKLTSSVEINKEKSDTEADIESEPVVESTETEGT; this is encoded by the exons AtggcatgtgtgtgtgaaaataCAGCAATTCTTTGTGAA AAGCTGATGGACAGGTTTGACTTTGGGGAAGAATCTGAACAAAATGAAGAGCCTAAAAAGGAAACTCCCACTTCCCAACT acCTTTAGTGCCAGAATCTGTGAACAACTCACTTTTTCACCAACTAGCTGAACAGCTACAGCAACAAAATTTAGAACATCTCAGACAACAGCTtcttgagcagcagcagcctccaaaA GCAAGCCCTGAGGAGAATCAAGAAGGAAATTTTGGTTCAGAGCACTCTGCATCACCATCACAAGGGAGTAGTCAACAGCAGTTTTTAGAAGTGGAAACAAATGTGGATGATTCAATGGATATTCAACAACAG GACATGGATATAGATGAAGGACAGGATGTTCCTGAAGAAGAGATTTttgaacaagaagaaaaaaaatcagctgttcGCTCAAGATCAAGAACTCGTTCAAGATCTCGTTCAAG GTCTCCAAGAAAACGAAGGTCTAGATCACGGTCTGGTTCTCGTAAGCGTAAACACAGAAAACGTTCACGCTCGAGAtcaagagaaaggaagagaaagtcaTCTCGGTCATATTCTAGTGAAAGAAGGGctagggaaagggaaaaagaacgTCAGAAAAAAGGATTGCCTCCTATACGCTCAAAAACACTAAGTG TTTGCAGTACTACTCTTTGGGTAGGTCAAGTAGACAAGAAGGCTACACAGCAAGATTTAACTAATTTGTTTGAAGAATTTGGACAAATAGAGTCAATTAAT ATGATTCCTCCAAGAGGTTGTGCTTATGTCTGTATGGTTCATCGACAAGATGCGTATCGTGCTCTTCAGAAACTTAGTTCTGGGTCCTATAAAATTGGATCTAAAATTATTAAG attgcCTGGGCTTTGAATAAAGGTGTGAAAACAGAATACAAGCAATTCTGGGATGTGGATCTGGGAGTTTCATATATTCCTTGGGAGAAAGTAAAATTGGACGATTTGGAAGGCTTTGCTGAAGGTGGCATGATTGACCAAGAAACAGTAAATACAG aatggGAAACGGCCAGAAGCTCAGAAGCagctaaagaaaatattcagacTACACAGAGTGCTGCAGTTGATAAGAATACAGTTATTACAACACAGACAGAAGCTTATACGCAACCAGTCACTATGCTGCAG ATTCCAgtagctccagctgtgcctgctgttAGCTTGGTTCCACCTGCGTTTCCTGTCACAATGTCTGTCCCTCCTCCTGGTTATAGTGCAATTCCTCCTCCACCCTTCTTGCGAGCGAGTTTCAACCCTTCACAGCCACCGCCAG GTTATATGCCTCCCCCAGTTCCTCCTGTGGTTCCACCACCTGTTGTCCCGCCACCTGTTGTCCCACCAGTTGTTCCAACAC CTTTAGTACAGCCTCCATTACCAATTGCACAAGAGACGATGAAGGATGTTCCTTTTACTAGCCTTGTTCTACCAGTTGGCACAGTTACTAGCAATCTAGCTACTCCAACATTATCTGCTGGAAGTGTTTTTAATCCTCTGCCAATCAACAAACCAGAATCAGATGAAAAGGGGTCACATCTTACAGACCTTCAGATTTCTTCCAGTGAGAACAACAGATCTG TGCAAAATGATGTCTCGAGTAGCTCTGGACTTGTTGGAGGAGTGCAGCCACCCAGCGTCTCAAGCAGTTCTGGGCTTACTGCAGAAGGGCAGCCACCCACTGTCTCAAGTGGCTCTGGACTTGCAGGGGGAGTACAGCCACCTAGTGTTTCAAGCAGCTCTGGACTTGTAGGAGGAGTGCCACCACCAACTGTTTCAAGCAGTTCTGGTCTTGCAGGAGGAGTGCAGCTACCTACTGTCTCCAGTGGCTCTTCTCTTGCTGGTGGAGTTCAGCCAACCAGCGTCTCGAGTAGCTCTGGACTTATGGCTGGAGTGCAACCACCAAATGTCTCAAGTAGCTCAGGGCTTCTAGCTGGAGTGCATCCACCCAGTGTCTCAAGCAGCCCTGGCCTGCTGACAGGAATGCAGCCACCCAGTGTCTCAAGCAGCTCAGGAGTTCTGGCAGGAGTACAGCCACCGTGTGTGTCAAGCAACTCTGGGCTTCTCATAATGCCACCACCCAATGTTTCAAGTAGTTCTGGACTTATGGGAGTGCCGCCACCAAATATTTCAAGTAGTTCTGGACTTCTGGCAATGCAGCATCCAGCTGGGGTTCAAAACATGCCTCATTTAAATATTAGTAGTCAAAGGATGCCGGGAATGCCTCTTATAGATATCCGTCCAGGCCTAATGCCCCATTCGCCTGGACCAAGGTTTCCATTAATGCAGCCAGGAATGCCACCACAGCGTAGTATTCCTCCTCCAGCGATCCTTGATCCATCTCTTCACCCACCACCTCgaggtccttttcctccaggagATATTTTTAATCAGACAGAAAGACCTTTTGGAACACCAGGAAGACAAAATATTGATAGCATTCCTAATCCAGAGAAAAGACTACCACTTGGAGGCGATAACATTCAGCAGGAAGGAGATAGAGATTATCGCTTTCCTCCAGTGGAAAACAGAGATAATCTTAGCAGACCGTCTCCAGTGGATGTCAGAGATTCTGTTGGACGACCACCAGTTGATCCAAGAGAGGGTATAGGAAGACCTCCAGTAGATGGACGAGAACACTTTGCAAGACCACATGTAGACATGAGAGAGAATTTTGGAAGACCAGGTATGGATAACCTTGGTCGAAGAGAGCATTTTGGTTTCAATTCAGACAAGCACTGGGGACAGAGAGGAGATTATGATGAAAGAGAGCACCATGCCTTCCCTATTTATGGTGGCCCTAAAGGCTTCCATGAAGACAGAGAGAGGTTTCGGCATGTAAACTATAGGTTTGATAGTAGAAGTGGTCCCAATTGGAACAGAGGATTTGAACAAGATGCTCACAGAGATTTTGATGACCGCAGAAGACCCTGGGAAAGACAGAGGGATAGGGATGacagagattttaatttttgcagagAAATTAATGGGAACAGGTTTGGAAGAGACAGAATGTCAAACAACTGGATCCCCCCTCCACATCCACGGGTTTTTGAATATTTTGATGGGGCCACTTCCCAACGCAAAGCCGATAATATGCCCCAGGTAAACGGTGAAAATACAGAGACAGAAAGTCAGCCACCAACTGCACAGGTGCAGGATGATCCAGAACTTTATGAAAAACTGACATCTTCCGTCGAGATAAACAAAGAGAAGAGTGACACAGAAGCTGATATAGAAAGTGAACCAGTGGTAGAAAGCACAGAAACTGAGGGGACATAA